ACCGCCCCCGCGATGTACAGCACACCGCCCACGCAGATGAGGGTGGCGGCGGGGACGTTCGCGGCGAAGAAGTCCGGCATGTAGAACACCGAGCCGAGGCCCAGGGCCACGTAGATCGGTACGTACAGCCAGCGCGGGGCGTCGACCCACAGATTCCTGAAGAGGACGCCGGCGAGGGCACCGCCCCAGATGATCCACAGCAGGGTCTCGGCCTTCCCCCGGTCCAGCAGGGCCCAGGCGAGCGGCGTGTAGGACCCGGCGATCACCAGCATGATGTTCGTGTGGTCCAGGCGCTTGAGGACCACCTTCACGCCCGGGCTCCAGTTGCCCCGGTGGTACACCGCGCTCACACCGAAGAGCAGCACGCCCGTGAGCGCGTACACGGCGGAGGCGATCCGGAGCCCGGGCGTGGGCGCCACGGTCACGAGGACGATGCCCGCGGCGACCGCGAGGGGCGTGGCGACGGCGTGGATCCACCCGCGCCAGAGGGGCTTGGCGGCCATCGCGTCCGCGAGGGGTCCC
This genomic interval from Arthrobacter agilis contains the following:
- the trhA gene encoding PAQR family membrane homeostasis protein TrhA, whose translation is MAAKPLWRGWIHAVATPLAVAAGIVLVTVAPTPGLRIASAVYALTGVLLFGVSAVYHRGNWSPGVKVVLKRLDHTNIMLVIAGSYTPLAWALLDRGKAETLLWIIWGGALAGVLFRNLWVDAPRWLYVPIYVALGLGSVFYMPDFFAANVPAATLICVGGVLYIAGAVFYGIKRPNFSLRVFGFHELFHAFTVAAFAAHFIAITIAVLHPSGA